A single genomic interval of Odontesthes bonariensis isolate fOdoBon6 chromosome 3, fOdoBon6.hap1, whole genome shotgun sequence harbors:
- the LOC142377017 gene encoding odorant receptor 131-2-like, producing the protein MNSSSYDYNVSSSVGYRDSASTAVAKNVMVLALGLTINYINGTLIHTFRKHQVFYVNPRYILFIHLVLNDMIQLTAAISLFVLSYVFYKINASLCCFIITFTVFTTLNTPLNLAVMAVECYIAVCLPLRHPQLCTIKRTYILIGCIWAFSAVSILTDVFVILATEPTRLFYSTIFCERDNLFRHPISLEKRDVSYLIYLSAVWLTLIYTYFRIFFAAKAANSVDGNIKKARNTVLLHGFQLMLSMQTFLGHILNNTFRKWFPKHYIQVLFVWYIIIQILPRFVSPVVYGLRDKTFKQYFKKYLLCTMRKGVP; encoded by the exons ATGAATTCCTCATCTTATGACTACAACGTGTCGAGCAGTGTGGGCTATCGAGACTCTGCGAGCACAGCTGTGGCCAAAAATGTGATGGTCCTGGCTCTTGGTCTCACTATTAACTACATCAACGGCACACTGATTCACACTTTCAGAAAACACCAG GTATTTTACGTGAATCCTCGTTACATCCTGTTCATCCATCTGGTGTTGAACGATATGATCCAGCTCACTGCAGCTATCAGCCTGTTTGTCTTAAGTTATGTTTTCTATAAGATCAATGCTTCCCTCTGCTGCTTCATTATTACCTTTACTGTCTTCACCACCCTTAACACTCCGTTAAATTTAGCTGTGATGGCAGTAGAGTGTTAcatagctgtttgtttacctctgcgacACCCTCAGCTCTGTACCATTAAAAGAACATATATATTGATCGGCTGTATTTGGGCTTTTAGTGCAGTGTCCATTTTAACAGACGTCTTTGTTATTCTTGCAACAGAGCCTACACGCTTATTTTATTCTACAATATTTTGTGAGAGGGATAACCTGTTCAGACACCCAATAAGTTTAGAAAAGAGAGATGTTTCTTACCTAATTTATCTAAGTGCAGTTTGGCTCACCCTCATCTACACCTACTTCAGGATCTTCTTTGCTGCCAAAGCTGCTAATTCAGTAGATGGAAATATAAAGAAAGCCAGGAACACAGTCCTGCTTCATGGTTTCCAGCTAATGTTGAGTATGCAAACTTTTCTAGGTCACATTTTAAACAACACTTTCAGGAAATGGTTCCCCAAACATTACATACAAGTACTCTTTGTTTGGTACATCATCATTCAGATTCTCCCCAGGTTTGTCAGTCCAGTTGTGTACGGGCTACGAGACA